TTGACCGGTGACGCTCACCACGCCGGGCGGCGCATTGCCGAGGAACTGCGCCCGCTCGGTGGCCTGCGCCTTGACCTTCACAGCCCCGAGTTCGGTGGTGGTGGCGGTGAGGCGGAAGACGAGGGGCTGCGCGGCATCGCGGGGGAGCACAAGGTCGCGCTGCGTCCCCTGATAGCCAATGCGCGTGACGACGAGGGTGACCTTGCCGTAGGGGACCCCGCGGATCTCGAAGGCGCCATCGGCGCCGGTGTTGGCGCCCTGTCGCGAGTCTTTCCGGAGGACGGTGACGCCGATGACCGGTGCGCCGGTGGCGGCGTCGAGGACGCGGCCCTGGACGGTGGCCACCGAATCGGGCGGTTGGAGCAGCGTCGCGACCAGCGCCGGTGCGAACGCGAACGATGAGCAGGCAATCATATACGCGGCCAACACCCCGGACGCACGCGCAGGTTCCGGACGCGCGTCGGTCCGGTCAGCAGTCCTCGAGTCGGCCAGACCGCGCGTTCACACAGAAGCGCACGCGGCCGGAGGCGTCGGTGTTGCTGGGCTGGATCACCCACTGGCCGTCGCGCCGACCGAGATCCGGACGGGGGCCGTCCAGGTTGGCGCGGTCGATGGGGCCGACCATCCCGCCCGCGCGCGCCGCTCGCATGGCGACGTCAAGATCGACGGAATTGACCTGCACGGCGTGATAGCGCGGCTCGTACTGCCCCGACTGATATGTCCAGTTTCCGCCGCTCGCGTCGCGGATGGCCGACAGGGTGGCCGCTTGCGACTCTGAACGGAGCGTGATCATGACGTAGCACCCCGTCCAGTTGGCCTGGCAGTCCACGCCGAGGTAGACGAGTTCGGCATCGCGGGCCCAGTCTTTTTGCGCCTTTCTGATTTGCGACTTGCCATCCGGAAGCACGCGAGCGGGCGGTGTATGGTCGACCGCCTTGGGCATCGATCCGCTGGGCATCATGCCCGCCGGCAGCGACGGCGTGGCCGGCTGCCACGGTCGCCAGAGCAGCAGCACCAGCGCGGCGGCGGCTGCGAGCCATGCCTTGGGCGGGATCTGGCGCAGCAGCCCGCCGTCGCTCGCGAGTTGCGGCACGACATGGCGTTCGATCGTGCCGATCAGCTGCTCCACATCGTGCGTCCATCGCAGATCGCTGAGCACGATGGCATTGCGTCGGGCGAGTGGGGCGATGTTGTCGGGCAGCGACTCCGCCGACGGCATCGTCACGCCTTCGCACAAGACCGGGATCACCAGCGCATCCGGCCGTTGCAGCGCCGTCGCGACTTCGAGCCGCACGAAGTCGCCCGGTGCATCGAGCCGACGATGCCCGTCGGGGCCGACGCCGGCCCAGCGCGGCCCGATCACCACCAGCACGACGGCCGCGTCGCGGAGCTGCGCCGCCAGGCCCAGCGCGAAATCTTCGCCGGGCGCGAGGCCGTCGATATCCATGAACACGTGTGCCTTGCCGAACGCTTTCACGAGCGCGTCATAGAGGCGCCCCACGTGGCCAGCGGTATCGCCACGGCGGTAGCTGAGAAAGATGCGGTGGGCCGTCGTCATCCCGGTCATCCTGGCGGTGAAAGCGGGCGAGCCAACCAGTCAACCCGCCAGCCAGCGAGATCCTCACCCAGTACGTCGGCGATCTCCAGCACGAGATCGCCCAGTGCCCGACTCGCCAGCGGGTGCGACAGGTCGAGGAGGTCGAGGCGGGTGAGGAAACGCTCGAGCTGCTGCGCACTGGCGTCGGCGCGAATGCCGAGCTCCTGAAAGCCAGCCTGATTGGCAAAGCCATGCAGGGCGGCACCGATGGCGGGGCCAATGACACCGATCGGCGTGATCCACGTGTCGAGGCGCTCCGGTATCGTGCGGTGCAACGCGTGGGCGACCACGTGGGTCAAGGCCGCACCGATGGCCGCCACGAGCGGAAACCAGGGGAGGCCATGCAGCCAGTGATCGGCATGATGCGCGATGCGGTGCGTGACGCGACAGTACTCCGCCTGCGCTTCGACCAAGCCGCGTCGGACATCGGCCGCGAGCTCGCGCAGCGTGTCCGGCCCCAGCGCAATGGGCGGGACGCCGAGCGGACGCGTCAGCGCGCGATACTGCCAATTCACCCACGCCGGTCGGGGGTCGGTCGCGATCGGGTGCGCGGGGACGCGCATGACGGGCG
The DNA window shown above is from Gemmatimonadaceae bacterium and carries:
- a CDS encoding toll/interleukin-1 receptor domain-containing protein, with the protein product MTTAHRIFLSYRRGDTAGHVGRLYDALVKAFGKAHVFMDIDGLAPGEDFALGLAAQLRDAAVVLVVIGPRWAGVGPDGHRRLDAPGDFVRLEVATALQRPDALVIPVLCEGVTMPSAESLPDNIAPLARRNAIVLSDLRWTHDVEQLIGTIERHVVPQLASDGGLLRQIPPKAWLAAAAALVLLLWRPWQPATPSLPAGMMPSGSMPKAVDHTPPARVLPDGKSQIRKAQKDWARDAELVYLGVDCQANWTGCYVMITLRSESQAATLSAIRDASGGNWTYQSGQYEPRYHAVQVNSVDLDVAMRAARAGGMVGPIDRANLDGPRPDLGRRDGQWVIQPSNTDASGRVRFCVNARSGRLEDC